The proteins below are encoded in one region of Purpureocillium takamizusanense chromosome 11, complete sequence:
- the PSD1 gene encoding Phosphatidylserine decarboxylase (BUSCO:EOG092639H5~EggNog:ENOG503NZD1~COG:I~TransMembrane:1 (o76-96i)), whose translation MAATLGLGPRPFVHGHALASLNGRFVKSAPRHATPLLAHARCPGRAPCAARNFSSRPGKRPRFSQRLSEALRNSKIQWYQIPVGLGIGFLGLLQFYKVSAREQEKRRAEQEGEVPGGQPKPRPRVRPEGPWQVQVMSTLPLKAISRLWGKFNELTIPYYLRVPGFKLYSFIFGVNLDEVAEPDLHVYPNLAAFFYRTLKPGVRPLDPDTNALVSPADGKILQYGRIEGGDIEQVKGMTYSIDALLGKNTPTSSIRSGSSGHSQLEPSHRERHGDEEIIKQEEEFAKVNGISYTLPDLLSGPSHGKADHAATDESTEVSQRAVSEVRAELALGEKPWYDILSEDKASALYYAVIYLAPGDYHRFHSPTNWVVERRRHFAGELYSVSPYLQRTLPGLFTLNERVVLLGRWRYGFFSYIPVGATNVGSIKVNFDRELRTNSLTTDTAADHAADEAAKRGEPYLGFSEATYEGASTVLHGHALRRGDEMGGFQLGSTIVLVFEAPRERHEEHKPVSGWEWCVEKGQKIRMGQALGRILPE comes from the exons ATGGCCGCTACGCTGGGGCTGGGCCCTCGCCCGTTCGTGCACGGCCACGCGCTGGCAAGTCTCAACGGCCGCTTCGTCAAGTCCGCGCCTCGACATGCGACGCCTCTCCTCGCCCACGCACGATGCCCTGGCCGTGCGCCTTGCGCCGCGCGCAACTTCTCCTCCCGCCCTGGCAAGCGACCGCGCTTCTCCCAGCGCCTAAGCGAAGCCCTCCGCAACAGCAAGATCCAATGGTACCAAATCCCCGTCGGGCTGGGCATTGGTTTTCTCGGCCTGTTGCAGTTCTACAAGGTCTCCGCCCGGGAGCAGGAGAAGAGACGTGCGGAGCAAGAGGGCGAAGTTCCCGGCGGGCAGCCCAAGCCGCGCCCGCGGGTGCGTCCGGAGGGTCCATGGCAGGTTCAAGTCATGTCAACTTTGCCTCTGAAAGCCATCTCGCGGTTGTGGGGCAAGTTTAACGAGCTCACAATCCCATACTATCTGCGCGTGCCTGGCTTCAAGCTCTACTCCTTCATATTCGGCGTCAA cctcgacgaagTGGCCGAACCCGACCTCCACGTATACCCCAATTTGGCCGCATTCTTCTATCGAACCCTCAAACCCGGCGTTCGCCCGCTTGATCCTGACACCAATGCGCTAGTATCTCCTGCTGACGGCAAAATCCTTCAATATGGCCGGATTGAAGGCGGTGATATCGAGCAGGTCAAGGGCATGACGTACAGCATTGATGCGCTGCTCGGGAAGAATACACCGACTTCCAGTATTCGAAGTGGCTCCTCTGGCCACAGCCAGCTCGAGCCGAGCCATCGCGAGCGCCACGGTGACGAAGAGATTATCAAACAAGAGGAGGAGTTTGCCAAGGTCAATGGCATTTCGTACACGCTGCCTGATCTGTTGTCCGGCCCGAGCCACGGTAAAGCGGATCATGCCGCAACGGACGAGTCGACCGAGGTTTCGCAGCGCGCAGTCTCTGAAGTTCGCGCCGAGCTAGCCCTGGGGGAGAAGCCGTGGTATGATATTCTCtccgaggacaaggccagCGCCCTGTACTACGCCGTCATTTACCTGGCTCCGGGCGATTACCACCGCTTCCACTCTCCAACCAACTGGGTCGTGGAGCGGAGACGACACTTTGCCGGGGAACTGTACAGCGTTTCCCCATATCTACAGCGGACGCTGCCCGGTCTGTTCACTTTGAACGAACGCGTTGTGTTGCTTGGCCGCTGGCGGTATGGCTTCTTCAGTTATATACCTGTCGGCGCCACCAACGTTGGCTCTATCAAGGTCAACTTTGACCGCGAGCTACGCACCAACAGCCTGACGACAGACACAGCGGccgaccacgccgccgacgaggcagcgAAGCGCGGCGAGCCGTACCTTGGGTTTTCAGAAGCTACGTACGAGGGGGCCAGCACGGTCCTGCATGGCCACGCGCTGAGGAGAGGTGACGAGATGGGAGGGTTCCAGCTCGGCAGCACCATTGTCCTCGTTTTTGAGGCACCACGGGAGAGGCACGAAGAGCACAAACCGGTGTCGGGGTGGGAGTGGTGTGTTGAGAAAGGACAAAAGATACGTATGGGCCAGGCACTGGGACGTATCTTGCCGGAATAG
- a CDS encoding uncharacterized protein (EggNog:ENOG503P3D4~TransMembrane:2 (i468-486o492-517i)~COG:U) has product MTSAPIAINAGLTPPEQLVVNLQVVSPSVGVNRPLLFPDLPSTTTIKQLKHRIRDALPLRPADENQRLIHRGRALLRDSESLLDIFGADVLRTPDRQTIHLVIRETTDTHTPTPPNAARASSSRPRSQSPQVGPDGLPRIQVSHSAIPLQGHRGPSPAPPHAYNVPPQYTHEQAAAFQHQHQNMTNWLTQVQRDAHLQREAMFRARVSQNQRGRAQMGMRGIGDQGTPNGTASGQESASGRASPNAYLALQNEVAARVYAGQPSADPQGIFRSQGDNRAPTDMAHALHRTASGTSLHTLHNRQFFQPGVTTPAFGYGSAVASNGRITPDHEARWAEAARAWASADGSGVNAANSSGSANVRASSGSQVYILMSPEGPRAILFNPSTSETYFTPRLRSQQSWPYLSGVRGPVNAASGAQQLNLAQNQTQDRGHNPHPEPPAPANVQQPLQPVHPGNPPAAGLPPLLLQLWPHMWLIFRLGLFVWFFTSPDSSWSRWLTIICMAVFAFVLSTGLLNGVAENAWRPIGRHIENILPALEHPRGVQRIQRGDDREPNPEQMAARLVADRRGREGWLTGQVRRLERAGLLFLASIAPGVAERHIANLEAEARAEENRQREAEAAAAAQAAAATAAAAPDDDDAQGEARNGGENDTNTHDNE; this is encoded by the exons ATGACGAGCGCGCCCATAGCTATCAACGCCGGCCTCACGCCGCCCGaacagctcgtcgtcaacctccAGGTCGTATCGCCGTCAGTCGGCGTGAATCGCCCGCTGCTCTTTCCCGACCTCCCCTCCACGACCACCATCAAGCAATTAAAGCATCGTATTCGAGATGCCCTTCCTCTCCGGCCCGCAGACGAAAACCAGCGCCTGATTCACCGCGGACGAGCCCTCCTCCGTGATTCGGAAAGCTTGCTCGACATTTTCGGTGCTGATGTT CTTCGAACGCCCGACCGACAGACGATTCACCTCGTCATACGAGAAACCACAGACACGCatacgccgacgcccccaaATGCGGCCAGGGCTTCAAGTTCAAGGCCTCGCTCGCAGTCTCCCCAAGTAGGACCGGATGGCTTGCCCAGGATACAAGTCTCGCATTCCGCCATACCGCTACAGGGGCATCGCGGGCCatcaccagcgccgccacaCGCTTACAATGTCCCGCCGCAGTACACGCACGAACAAGCCGCGGCCTTTCAACATCAACACCAAAACATGACCAATTGGTTGACGCAAGTACAGCGAGATGCCCACCTCCAGCGGGAAGCTATGTTCAGGGCTCGGGTAAGCCAAAACCAGCGTGGAAGAGCTCAGATGGGCATGAGGGGCATTGGCGACCAGGGTACCCCCAATGGCACCGCCTCAGGTCAGGAATCCGCTAGCGGGAGAGCCAGCCCGAACGCATATCTGGCTCTACAAAACGAAGTTGCGGCGCGAGTCTATGCCGGGCAGCCTTCTGCCGATCCGCAGGGCATTTTCCGAAGCCAAGGTGACAACCGGGCCCCAACCGATATGGCACATGCCTTGCATCGTACTGCGTCAGGGACGTCGCTACACACGCTACACAATCGACAGTTTTTCCAGCCCGGCGTGACGACTCCAGCCTTTGGGTATGGTTCCGCAGTCGCTAGCAATGGCCGGATCACCCCAGATCACGAGGCAAGGTGGGCAGAGGCAGCACGCGCCTGGGCCTCAGCGGATGGCTCTGGCGTGAACGCGGCCAACAGCTCTGGGAGTGCCAACGTCCGGGCAAGCTCTGGTTCTCAAGTCTACATTCTCATGTCGCCTGAGGGTCCACGAGCTATCCTATTCAACCCCTCCACTTCAGAGACATACTTTACGCCTCGGCTCAGGTCACAGCAGAGTTGGCCATATCTGTCGGGGGTTAGAGGGCCTGTCAACGCAGCATCCGGAGCCCAGCAACTCAACCTCGCTCAAAACCAAACCCAAGATCGGGGGCACAATCCTCATCCGGAACCTCCAGCTCCCGCGAATGTTCAGCAGCCCCTCCAGCCTGTGCATCCAGGAAATCCTCCCGCAGCCGgtctccctccccttcttcttcagctTTGGCCTCACATGTGGCTCATATTCCGGCTCGGTCTCTTCGTATGGTTCTTCACATCGCCAGACTCAAGCTGGTCAAGGTGGTTGACCATCATCTGTATGGCCGTCTTTGCATTCGTTTTGAGCACTGGGCTTCTCAACGGTGTGGCCGAGAACGCTTGGCGGCCGATTGGCAGACATATCGAGAACATTCTACCGGCTCTTGAGCATCCACGTGGCGTGCAGCGGATCCAGCGCGGGGATGACAGAGAACCGAATCCGGAGCAGATGGCCGCGCGGCTGGTGGCCGACAGACGGGGGCGCGAAGGCTGGCTTACAGGGCAAGTGCGACGACTGGAGCGAGCGGGCCTGCTGTTCCTGGCAAGCATTGCGCCCGGAGTTGCAGAGCGGCACATTGCCAACCtggaggccgaggcgagggccgagGAGAATCGCCAGCGGGAGGCtgaggcggctgccgcggcccaggcagctgcggcgacagcggctgcggcgcctgacgacgatgatgcccagGGAGAGGCGAGGAATGGCGGCGAAAATGACACGAATACCCATGACAACGAGTGA
- the FRM2 gene encoding type II nitroreductase (COG:S~EggNog:ENOG503P1VX), whose translation MSAVKHTADTLFQLAKARRSHYPLTKQLTISPSRIQELVNEATLHTPSSFNSQTTRAVVLLGAEHDKLWDMTAAILRDIVPEANWKPTGDKMAMFKGAAGTILFFDDEDVVRSMQAKFSVYADRFPPWAAQSNAMQQWLLWTALELEGLGANLQHYSPLIDQKVASTWGLPETWKLNAQLVFGGKVSEPGEKTFQPVEERVKVFGA comes from the coding sequence ATGTCTGCCGTCAAGCACACCGCCGACACCCTCTTccagctggccaaggcgcgccgcagccactACCCCCTGACCAAGCAGCTCACCATCTCCCCGAGCCGCATCCAGGAGCTCGTCAACGAGGCGACGCTGCACACGCCCTCGTCCTTCAACTCCCAGACCacccgcgccgtcgtcctcctcggcgccgagcacgaCAAGCTGTGGGACAtgaccgccgccatcctccgCGACATCGTCCCCGAGGCCAACTGGAAGCCCACCGGCGACAAGATGGCCATGTtcaagggcgccgccggcaccatcctcttcttcgacgacgaggacgtcgtcCGCAGCATGCAGGCCAAGTTCTCCGTCTACGCCGACCGCTTCCCCCCCTGGGCCGCCCAGAGCAACGCCATGCAGCAGTGGCTGCTCTGgaccgccctcgagctcgagggcctcggcgccaaccTGCAGCACTACAGCCCCCTCATCGACCAAAAGGTCGCCTCCACCTGGGGCCTCCCCGAGACCTGGAAGCTCAACGCCCAGCTCGTCTTTGGCGGCAAGGTCAGCGAGCCCGGCGAGAAGACGTTCCAGCCTGTTGAGGAGCGTGTCAAGGTTTTCGGTGCTTaa